In Candidatus Effluviviaceae Genus I sp., the following proteins share a genomic window:
- a CDS encoding endopeptidase La, translating into GKLGEVMQESAKAALSYAKAHAAELGIDDEVFATTDIHVHVPEGSIPKDGPSAGVAMATALVSALVKRPTRPDVAMTGEITLGGKVFPIGGLSEKAVAAHRARLTTLVIPSKNEKDMAELPKEVKRDLSIKLVDRLDQVFDLAFDGWTASKPEEQVSEQLPEAPPMPPVPH; encoded by the coding sequence CGGGCAAGCTCGGCGAGGTCATGCAGGAGTCGGCGAAGGCCGCGCTCTCGTACGCGAAGGCGCACGCGGCCGAGCTCGGCATCGACGACGAGGTCTTCGCGACGACCGACATCCACGTGCACGTGCCGGAGGGCTCGATCCCGAAGGACGGGCCGTCGGCCGGCGTGGCGATGGCGACGGCGCTCGTCTCCGCGCTCGTCAAGCGCCCGACGCGCCCCGACGTCGCGATGACCGGCGAGATCACGCTCGGCGGCAAGGTCTTCCCGATCGGTGGTCTGAGCGAGAAGGCCGTCGCGGCGCACCGGGCTCGTCTCACAACGCTCGTCATCCCGTCGAAGAACGAGAAGGACATGGCCGAGCTTCCGAAGGAGGTCAAGCGGGACCTGAGCATCAAGCTCGTGGACCGGCTCGACCAGGTCTTCGACCTTGCGTTCGACGGCTGGACGGCCTCGAAACCGGAAGAACAGGTGAGCGAACAGCTCCCCGAGGCCCCGCCCATGCCGCCGGTCCCGCACTAG